A single Tumebacillus sp. BK434 DNA region contains:
- a CDS encoding phosphotransferase, translated as MLTDSLLAKLERAYGLTFSHAVKLRTVTGVRTSGGAMILKRYEGEGMKKRLDALGTALEVVVRSGVEIAPYVKTKENSAYMSDRGALWTLQPWLAGRHLSLHDRRERHAAAAALARLHRVPTARQVEKSFYLRVPPLWEKYRHRLERAQDATLRTIALRDLWRPFAERARQAVRDLQGPSFLRALERDTRRGALCHRDPAPHNFIWQGGSAAIIDFDLAGFDVRAHDLYQLLNHALYLNGHAPGLFQEMVEAYEGTYPLCEDNRRLLHALMTYPSLVIREWYDFGKNGNKKALLPRLEWAALQEEKRYAELKNERHSP; from the coding sequence GTGCTGACAGACAGCCTGCTCGCGAAGTTGGAGCGGGCGTATGGACTCACGTTTTCCCACGCGGTCAAACTGCGCACCGTGACCGGCGTGCGCACCAGCGGCGGCGCGATGATTCTCAAACGCTATGAAGGCGAAGGCATGAAAAAGCGGCTCGACGCGCTCGGCACTGCGCTCGAAGTGGTCGTGCGAAGCGGCGTGGAGATCGCCCCCTATGTCAAGACGAAAGAAAACAGCGCCTACATGAGCGATCGCGGCGCGCTGTGGACGTTGCAGCCGTGGCTTGCCGGCCGGCATCTTTCGCTGCACGATCGCAGAGAGCGCCACGCGGCTGCGGCGGCGCTGGCCCGCCTGCATCGCGTGCCGACCGCCCGGCAGGTGGAAAAGTCGTTTTATCTGCGCGTGCCGCCGCTGTGGGAAAAGTACCGCCACCGGCTGGAGCGCGCGCAGGACGCGACGCTGCGCACGATCGCCTTGCGCGATCTGTGGCGTCCGTTTGCTGAGCGGGCGCGCCAGGCGGTGCGCGATCTGCAGGGGCCGAGCTTCTTGCGGGCGCTGGAGCGGGACACGCGGCGCGGGGCGCTCTGCCACCGCGACCCGGCGCCGCACAACTTCATCTGGCAGGGCGGGTCGGCGGCGATCATCGACTTTGACCTCGCCGGATTCGATGTGCGGGCGCATGACCTGTACCAATTGCTGAATCATGCCTTATATCTGAACGGACACGCGCCAGGGCTGTTTCAGGAGATGGTGGAGGCGTATGAAGGCACGTACCCGCTGTGCGAAGACAACCGGCGCCTGCTCCACGCTTTGATGACCTACCCGTCGCTGGTGATACGCGAATGGTATGATTTTGGCAAGAACGGCAACAAAAAAGCGCTGCTGCCGCGCCTCGAATGGGCGGCGCTCCAAGAGGAGAAGCGCTATGCGGAACTGAAAAACGAAAGGCACAGCCCGTAG
- the ruvC gene encoding crossover junction endodeoxyribonuclease RuvC has translation MRILGIDPGYGRTGYGVVDLIGNRLKPVEYGCVETKPNTPIPDRLVEIYGAIREIIQRHQPDAMAVEQIFFAKSVTTALDVAQARGVVLLAAREAGLAVAEYTPMQVKQSVVGYGKAEKKQIQEMVRMLLGLAKIPKPDDAADGLAIAITHAHTAPLQSLAERKLKP, from the coding sequence ATGCGGATACTTGGAATCGACCCCGGATACGGTCGAACCGGATACGGCGTGGTCGATTTGATCGGCAACCGATTGAAACCTGTGGAGTACGGGTGTGTGGAGACGAAGCCCAACACGCCGATTCCCGATCGGCTGGTCGAGATCTACGGCGCCATTCGCGAGATCATCCAGCGGCATCAGCCCGATGCGATGGCGGTCGAACAGATTTTCTTTGCCAAGAGCGTAACGACTGCGCTCGATGTGGCCCAAGCGCGCGGCGTGGTGCTGCTCGCAGCACGCGAGGCCGGTCTCGCAGTCGCAGAATATACCCCGATGCAAGTGAAGCAGTCGGTCGTCGGCTACGGAAAAGCCGAAAAGAAACAGATTCAGGAGATGGTGCGCATGCTGCTTGGGCTCGCCAAAATCCCCAAGCCGGACGATGCGGCAGACGGCTTGGCGATCGCGATCACCCACGCGCACACCGCTCCCCTGCAAAGCCTTGCCGAAAGGAAGTTGAAGCCGTGA
- the ruvA gene encoding Holliday junction branch migration protein RuvA, which translates to MIAFVEGVVAYAELDHVVINVNGVGYRVFVTGTTAFQMKEGETLRLFTHHHVREDAHLLYGFRTKEEKELFNRLINVNGIGPKVALSILGAGTPDQFVFAVRSEDVNFLTKLPGIGKKTAQRLILDLKEKLDDLATLLPVPPLSSGKGAVKAAPASKGLGAELHEALTSLGYTEKEAHEVVRSLAEEITEGVPLESLIKLALKQMMRQ; encoded by the coding sequence GTGATCGCATTTGTTGAAGGCGTCGTCGCCTATGCGGAGCTCGACCATGTGGTGATCAACGTGAACGGTGTCGGGTACCGCGTGTTCGTGACCGGCACCACCGCGTTTCAAATGAAAGAAGGCGAAACCTTGCGCCTGTTCACTCACCATCATGTTCGGGAGGACGCGCATCTTTTATACGGGTTCCGCACGAAAGAAGAGAAAGAGCTGTTCAACCGGCTGATCAATGTGAACGGCATTGGGCCGAAAGTTGCACTATCGATCCTCGGCGCAGGCACTCCGGACCAGTTTGTGTTTGCCGTTCGCTCCGAAGATGTCAATTTCCTGACCAAACTGCCGGGCATCGGCAAGAAAACGGCCCAACGCCTGATCCTTGATCTCAAGGAGAAGCTGGACGATCTGGCCACCCTGCTGCCCGTGCCGCCGCTGTCCAGCGGAAAAGGCGCGGTGAAGGCAGCGCCTGCATCTAAAGGACTAGGAGCCGAGTTGCATGAAGCGTTGACCAGTCTCGGCTATACTGAAAAAGAAGCGCATGAGGTTGTCCGAAGCCTTGCGGAAGAGATAACTGAAGGTGTTCCACTTGAAAGCCTGATCAAGCTCGCTCTGAAGCAAATGATGCGCCAATAA
- the ruvB gene encoding Holliday junction branch migration DNA helicase RuvB: protein MEDRFVTSQPLQEDSDQETLRPRYLHEMIGQRKVRENMKVYIEAAKMRREALDHVLLYGPPGLGKTTLSNIIANELGVHVRVTSGPAIERPGDLAALLTNLQEGDVLFIDEIHRLNKSVEEVLYPAMEDYALDIIIGKGPAARSVRLDLPPFTLVGATTRAGMLSLPLRDRFGVVCHLEYYDNEDLQKIIVRTAEILGVPIVPDGAREMATRSRGTPRIANRLLKRVRDFAMVQGDGVITAELADHALKLIQVDKKGLDEVDHKLLLTIIEKFGGGPVGLDTISATIGEEPDTIEDVYEPYLLQIGFIQRTPRGRVVTPHGYHHFGLIPPE, encoded by the coding sequence GTGGAAGATCGGTTCGTCACATCTCAACCCTTGCAGGAAGACAGCGATCAGGAGACGCTGCGCCCCCGCTATCTGCACGAGATGATCGGGCAGCGCAAGGTGCGTGAAAACATGAAAGTCTATATCGAAGCGGCGAAGATGCGCCGGGAAGCGCTCGATCATGTCCTGCTGTACGGTCCCCCCGGCCTTGGCAAGACGACGCTTTCCAACATCATCGCCAATGAGCTTGGCGTACACGTGCGCGTCACATCCGGCCCGGCGATTGAACGCCCGGGCGATCTGGCGGCACTTTTGACCAATTTGCAAGAAGGCGATGTGCTGTTTATCGACGAGATCCACCGCTTGAACAAAAGCGTAGAGGAAGTCCTGTATCCGGCGATGGAGGATTATGCGCTCGACATCATCATCGGAAAAGGGCCGGCGGCGCGCTCCGTGCGCCTTGACCTGCCGCCGTTTACCCTCGTCGGTGCGACGACGCGGGCGGGGATGCTGTCCCTGCCGCTGCGCGACCGCTTTGGCGTCGTCTGCCATCTGGAGTATTACGACAATGAAGATCTGCAGAAGATCATCGTCCGCACCGCTGAGATTCTCGGCGTGCCGATCGTGCCCGACGGCGCGCGGGAGATGGCCACACGGTCGCGGGGCACACCGCGGATCGCCAACCGGCTTTTGAAGCGGGTGCGCGACTTTGCGATGGTGCAGGGCGACGGTGTGATCACGGCAGAGCTGGCCGACCATGCCTTGAAGCTGATCCAAGTCGACAAGAAGGGCCTCGATGAAGTCGACCATAAGCTGCTCTTGACGATCATTGAGAAGTTTGGCGGCGGCCCGGTCGGACTGGACACGATCTCGGCGACGATCGGCGAAGAACCTGATACGATTGAAGACGTTTACGAGCCTTATCTGCTTCAGATCGGGTTTATCCAACGTACACCGAGAGGGAGAGTCGTCACCCCGCACGGGTATCACCATTTTGGCCTGATCCCGCCGGAGTGA
- the sigI gene encoding RNA polymerase sigma factor SigI, protein MGILPFRRKKSEETSDLNQLLMKARSGDEEARNQLLRVYIPFVAKSASQATGRYIRRGQDDEFSIALAAFNEAIERYDLSRGTSFLGFADTVIKRRLIDYFRSKQAKQRDVPFSDFEVEDEEENVINYVEVQKSVEEHQKLVESDARRDEILHFTELLMQFEISMEELVDLSPKHQDARENAMKVAKVIASHQEFCEYLMTKKSLPLKALMNHVNVSRKTIERQRKYIIAVSLILIGDFEMLQDYIL, encoded by the coding sequence GTGGGAATCTTACCGTTCCGACGCAAGAAATCGGAGGAGACATCAGATCTCAATCAGTTGTTGATGAAGGCACGCAGCGGGGATGAAGAGGCTCGCAACCAGTTGCTACGGGTGTACATTCCTTTCGTAGCGAAGAGCGCCTCCCAGGCAACGGGACGGTACATTCGCCGTGGGCAAGACGACGAATTCAGCATTGCGCTTGCAGCGTTTAACGAAGCGATCGAACGCTATGATTTAAGCCGTGGCACCAGTTTTCTCGGTTTTGCCGACACGGTGATCAAGCGGCGGTTGATCGACTATTTCCGCTCCAAGCAGGCGAAGCAGCGCGACGTTCCGTTTTCCGACTTCGAAGTGGAAGATGAAGAGGAGAACGTGATCAACTACGTCGAAGTGCAAAAGTCTGTCGAAGAGCACCAGAAGCTGGTGGAAAGTGACGCCAGGCGGGATGAGATACTGCATTTTACCGAGCTGTTGATGCAGTTTGAGATCTCGATGGAAGAGTTGGTCGATCTGTCGCCAAAACATCAGGACGCGCGTGAAAATGCGATGAAAGTGGCGAAGGTGATCGCTTCGCACCAGGAGTTTTGCGAATACCTGATGACGAAGAAATCCTTGCCGCTGAAAGCCTTGATGAACCATGTCAACGTCAGCCGGAAGACGATCGAGCGCCAGCGTAAATATATCATCGCCGTTTCCTTAATCCTGATCGGAGATTTCGAAATGCTGCAAGACTATATCTTGTAA
- a CDS encoding anti-sigma factor domain-containing protein gives MQQKGIVMQAANGKVIVMTKDRRFLHVPWADGLTVGQEIEVPEEALQTGVRAGKAAPLPWYKKSWNTTWKKTGVVAASVLLAVSVWASTSLFSEPVAYAYVTVDINPSIELSIDNHKQVVTAVPLNEEGERVLKGLKLKGLSVEEAVGKLAEIARTQGYLDERTEVIITASPAVADDKQHADLDLHQVESELVAKVETLAQDTGAEVEVEGIVVSREVREAAQNAGLSPGKYALYVAAVQSGIEVELDEFKNQSVSKIVDKRGQQLADLLHEIKGGQQLDDWHRSVNEKKAAAEKNPHENKGVTPGNSGNREQDKKTPPGQQKKEDGKQNNGNDDKKGNGNGNGNGNGNGNGNSSSRSDKPSDREQNTKKVTPQNHKPSDDKENDRPKGKDHDKQNNGHGNNKDNHKEKGKD, from the coding sequence ATGCAGCAGAAAGGGATTGTCATGCAAGCAGCAAACGGGAAAGTCATCGTCATGACCAAAGACCGCCGATTTTTACACGTTCCTTGGGCTGACGGATTGACTGTGGGCCAGGAGATCGAGGTGCCGGAAGAGGCGCTGCAGACAGGTGTGCGCGCCGGGAAAGCCGCGCCGCTCCCTTGGTACAAGAAATCTTGGAACACGACCTGGAAGAAGACCGGTGTGGTGGCCGCTTCGGTGCTGCTTGCTGTTAGTGTCTGGGCCAGCACTTCACTTTTTTCGGAGCCGGTTGCGTATGCGTACGTAACGGTTGACATCAATCCGAGTATCGAACTTTCGATTGACAATCACAAACAGGTGGTCACAGCCGTTCCGCTGAACGAGGAAGGTGAACGGGTGCTGAAAGGACTGAAGCTCAAAGGGCTGTCGGTCGAAGAGGCGGTCGGCAAACTCGCCGAAATCGCACGCACGCAAGGATACCTCGACGAGCGGACGGAAGTGATCATCACTGCATCTCCGGCTGTTGCGGATGACAAACAACATGCGGACCTCGACTTGCACCAGGTGGAGAGCGAACTGGTCGCCAAAGTGGAGACGTTGGCGCAGGACACCGGGGCGGAAGTTGAGGTGGAAGGCATCGTCGTGTCCCGCGAAGTGCGGGAAGCGGCGCAGAACGCGGGTTTGTCTCCGGGCAAATATGCTTTGTACGTGGCTGCTGTGCAGAGCGGGATCGAAGTGGAGCTTGACGAGTTCAAGAACCAGTCGGTTTCGAAAATCGTTGACAAACGCGGCCAGCAACTGGCAGACTTGCTGCATGAAATCAAGGGCGGCCAGCAACTGGACGATTGGCACCGCAGCGTCAACGAGAAAAAAGCGGCGGCGGAAAAGAATCCTCATGAGAACAAAGGCGTGACGCCGGGTAACTCCGGCAACCGCGAGCAAGACAAGAAAACGCCGCCCGGCCAGCAAAAGAAAGAGGACGGCAAGCAGAACAACGGGAATGATGACAAGAAGGGCAACGGCAACGGCAACGGCAACGGCAACGGCAACGGCAACGGCAACAGCTCTTCCCGGTCTGACAAGCCGTCCGATCGTGAGCAAAACACCAAAAAGGTCACGCCGCAAAACCACAAGCCCTCCGATGACAAGGAGAACGACAGGCCAAAAGGCAAAGACCACGACAAGCAGAACAACGGCCACGGCAACAATAAAGACAATCACAAAGAAAAGGGCAAAGACTGA
- a CDS encoding HD-GYP domain-containing protein: MRLAPVSLSLVESILAKPVLDEKGMILVGAGVKLSERMITRLKQLGVSSLYIEDKRTDDIVIVDAVSDETRRSAVNTVYNSMLQMIDSERGARRASRPQIGREISKVFQDILADLKANRTGLINLASIFTVDGYLYHHSVNVAILATALGLAKGYGQKEITELGVGALLHDIGCTKVPQEILNKPGRYSDLEFELMKKHAEWGYEMLREQDGISLLSAHVAYQHHERNDGSGYPRGLKGDEIHEYSKIVGMCDVYEALTSKRFHREAFLPHEALEFILGGSTALFDLSLVRLFAKNVAVYPIGMTVKLNTDETAVVVSLNPEYPQRPVVRLLTDETGRRLDSPYDIDLTKELTMMIVSYNE; the protein is encoded by the coding sequence ATGCGATTAGCCCCTGTATCACTGAGTCTGGTTGAGTCGATCCTCGCCAAGCCGGTCCTCGATGAAAAAGGTATGATCCTCGTCGGTGCTGGGGTCAAGCTTTCCGAGCGCATGATCACGCGTTTAAAACAGCTTGGAGTCTCCAGCCTTTATATTGAAGATAAGCGCACTGACGACATTGTGATCGTCGATGCGGTGTCTGACGAGACGCGTCGAAGCGCAGTCAACACCGTCTACAATTCAATGCTGCAAATGATTGACTCGGAACGGGGCGCACGACGCGCTTCCCGCCCGCAGATCGGCCGCGAGATTTCCAAGGTATTCCAAGACATCCTCGCCGATTTGAAAGCCAACCGAACAGGCTTGATCAACCTGGCGAGCATTTTCACGGTAGACGGGTACCTTTATCATCATTCGGTGAACGTCGCCATTCTGGCGACCGCTTTAGGTCTGGCCAAAGGGTATGGCCAGAAGGAGATCACCGAGCTCGGCGTTGGCGCCTTGCTGCATGACATCGGGTGCACCAAGGTTCCGCAAGAAATTTTGAACAAGCCCGGCCGCTATTCGGATCTCGAGTTTGAGTTGATGAAGAAACATGCGGAATGGGGATATGAGATGCTGCGCGAGCAAGACGGCATCTCGCTTCTGTCGGCCCATGTCGCGTACCAGCACCATGAGCGCAATGACGGCTCGGGGTATCCGCGCGGCTTGAAGGGTGACGAGATCCACGAGTATTCGAAGATCGTCGGCATGTGCGACGTGTATGAAGCGTTGACTTCGAAGCGTTTCCACCGCGAAGCGTTCTTGCCGCATGAAGCGTTGGAGTTCATCTTGGGCGGGAGCACGGCGCTGTTCGATCTGTCGCTGGTGCGCCTGTTCGCGAAAAACGTCGCCGTCTATCCGATCGGCATGACGGTCAAGCTGAACACCGACGAAACGGCAGTCGTCGTCAGCCTCAACCCGGAGTATCCGCAGCGCCCGGTCGTCCGCCTGCTCACCGATGAGACAGGCCGTCGTCTGGACAGCCCGTACGACATCGACCTCACCAAAGAGCTGACCATGATGATCGTCAGCTACAACGAGTAG